In Aedes albopictus strain Foshan chromosome 3, AalbF5, whole genome shotgun sequence, the genomic window cgcccgccaccccgaattcatatcgacggtgatgaaatcgaggcggttgaagaattcgtgtacttgggctcactggtgaccgacgacaacgacaccagcagagaaattcagaggcgcattgtggcaggaaatcgtgcctactttggactccgcagaactctacgatcgaataaagttcgccgtaacacgaagttaactatctacaaaacgctgattagaccggtcgttctctatgggcacgaaacatggaccctacgtgcagaggaccaacgcgcccttggagttttcgaacggaaggtgttgcgtaccatctacggcggagtgcatatggaagacgggacttggagaaggcgaatgaaccacgagctgcatcagctgctgagagaaccaaccatcgtccataccgcgaaaatcgggaggctacggtgggcgggtcacgtcatcaggatgtcggatagcaacccgactaaaatggttctcgagagtcatccgtccggtacaagaagacgtggagcgtagcgagctaggtgggtcgaccaagtggaggacgatctgcggaccctacgcagagtgcggaactggagacaaacagccatggaccgagtggaatgaagacggctgtacagcagaggccacccggccttagcctgatcgattgattgattgaagTTGCCGATAACATTTTCTAGTTTTCGAGATTAATCAAAGATGGAATTCATTCTATAAACATTACAACGTGTCACGTATCATTCACATATATTTTCGCTATAACTACACAAAAACTCGAATCAACCTTCCCCCTATAGGACCGGCCATTCTAAGCCAACTTGGTAGGTTTGACAAACGTGCGCttccttttcatcttcttcctggTCATCTCCAGCTGATGCAGCTGCGAGTGCACCTCTGCAAAGATTTCCTTCTGCTCTTCCTCCGGAATTGTTTTCCGGTATTCCTTCATCAAATCGTACCGTTCCCACGGAGTGGCCACCCGTTTCGCCTTGCGCTGTTTCTTCTCGTTGGTGTGCTCGTCAATATTGGCCACCCCTTGCAACTCGTGCCGTTCCCAGCGGGCATACCAAGGTCGCGGTTTCAGCGTCACTTTGACGTCATTTACCGGAACTGGTGCACCCTCCGGCAGTATCTCCGGCTCCATGTTCAAATCGAACGTGCTGTACTCGTCCAGTGCATCCCGCAGATAGATCAGATGGTCATCCAGGCGTTTCTCCAACCGCAGCACCTCGACTTTTAACAGCGTCGGATCGTACATGTCGTAGGACACTTCCATTCCCTGGTTGTCTACCACGTTCCGCAGGATGAATCTCGCCCGCAGTCCACACTTCTCCTTGACAATGCAAATGCCAACAAATCGAGATGTCTTACCAACGGCGTGCACATCCGAGCTGGTAACCGCTAGCACCGAACCCACATAGAACTCCGGAATGTCAATGTTTGACCGGCGGTCTAACATGTCCAACCGTTCCAGCTTCTCCCGGATCGGGTTGCGCCATTCCAGCTTAGGATCCGGCAAAAATTCCCGATACACAAACCGGTAATCCGGAGGGACGATGCTCTTTCGTTCCGTTCCGCTACTGCTGCCGGGTGTAGGATTTGTCGTGCGTGAAGCTTGTTGAGATGTTCCTGCTCCGGTACCGGAAGATGGAAGAGGCTCAGCTTTGGTGGACAACGCAACTGAGGCGGAAGGAAGGAGTTCTAAAAAAATTTATCATTAACTACTGAACTCAAGAAGCACTCCGATAGGAAATTACACTCTTACCTAATCGCCGAACGATGTTGAGGAGCGGAAAACTTCCGGAAAAAAGCTTCCTCTGAATGATGCTCATTGTGAATGGCTGGGCACTGGTTTCAGTCAACTAACAAGCAGTTAAATACcaggaaaaaaatggaaaatctgAGAGACTTTACTTGGATTTTACGTGAAATTGACGAAACAGATGAAacacattagtcctgttcaacgacgtaggttgaatttgctcgaacttgctcgaagttgctgcatcctactcatacccatttgtcaacaaatgagaaagagcgggatggagcaagtgcGNNNNNNNNNNNNNNNNNNNNNNNNNNNNNNNNNNNNNNNNNNNNNNNNNNNNNNNNNNNNNNNNNNNNNNNNNNNNNNNNNNNNNNNNNNNNNNNNNNNNNNNNNNNNNNNNNNNNNNNNNNNNNNNNNNNNNNNNNNNNNNNNNNNNNNNNNNNNNNNNNNNNNNNNNNNNNNNNNNNNNNNNNNNNNNNNNNNNNNNNNNNNNNNNNNNNNNNNNNNNNNNNNNNNNNNNNNNNNNNNNNNNNNNNNNNNNNNNNNNNNNNNNNNNNNNNNNNNNNNNNNNNNNNNNNNNNNNNNNNNNNNNNNNNNNNNNNNNNNNNNNNNNNNNNNNNNNNNNNNNNNNNNNNNNNNNNNNNNNNNNNNNNNNNNNNNNNNNNNNNNNNNNNNNNNNNNNNNNNNNNNNNNNNNNNNNNNNNNNNNNNNNNNNNNNNNNNNNNNNNNNNNNNNNNNNNNNNNNNNNNNNNNNNNNNNNNNNNNNNNNNNNNNNNNNNNNNNNNNNNAACATCATTAGTAATAGAACTGTCAAGAGAGAaacaccacattggcgacgagaaacaTGTTTCAACCATTTCACAAACTTCGTTAAAGTTCTTTACCAAAATGTAAAGATTAATGTCGGCTATTCTTTACTAGTTAGTTCGTTAcaaaaattcaaacaacttcatcgATCGATAACGAAACTTGAAAAATATCATTTATCGGTCATTAGATAAAAACCTTTACCGAAACGTAAATTTATTTCGTTAAATTCCATGTTGTCGCTGGAACTTTGGTTTACTTCATGAATATTTATCGGAAAAtattcattttccgatatcaacgtAACTTTGCATATTGGTATCGAAACACAAATATCAGTCACGATGCTCCTTTATCGTTCTGCTCGGTATCGTTTGATGAAGCTGAGCAAAGATATTCTGATACTTTGAATGACAGGATGAATGTTTTGGTTTTACCCgagttaaaaaaaatgaaaccaaAGTGAAAAGACGGTTTCTCCCAGCGGAAAAATGTTTCTTAGGTCAGGATAAGGCCGCATTTCACCGGATTACTCCCCGGGACAGCAATCCTGGACAGGAATTGATGCTGTCGGTAGGTATATATGAAATTTCATTCGCAGTAGGAAGCCACTGCGCCGCACCGCCGTGTTTAATGGTTACCCCTCCGATGAGTGCCATGCTCCAGAAAAACTTACACCTGCGCTAAAGGCTGACCGGGCGGGGACCTTTATGAAATTATGTGGATCTTATTTGATTTGAAAACTTGAGGTTTCCCAACAAAGATTCAGTTTATAAATGCTTGATAAATCTTAGCTCTGTTGCACCTTTGGAAACTACCGTAAATTACTAATTGGTGATTAGTTCTATGTTTGATTATTCAAATTTGAAGGAATATGCCTTTGGCCAGCCATAATCTTAGTAATAGTGTGTGACTCAGTAAGTAAGCATCAACATAACACCTTCAAGTTCCTACGAGTAtaagttcaattcccaatttaggaaatgattacaaaaaaatcacaatacatatatatatatatatatatatatatgaacagGAAGGGTGGGTGGTGAGGTAGttgttatttttagttttttgatgattttgacaGGTCGATAAAACAGAACCCACTATTTTCAGTATCGATTTATCTTCAAAAACATTTATCAATCGATAACGATGTGACTTTGCTcttatttaaatttctttaagaaacgatgacgatcgctatcgattttTGATATGAACGTCTTTAAAGATCGTTATAAAGAattgtaaagatttttaaagatatgGTTGACCGGGCAAGAACCTAGCGTGAAAAAACGAAGCTGACTGAAATCTGACCCAGAATATGAACTAGCGTGGAAAAGTGGTAAATATATACTGCCTGATCCCGGCGGATAGTATCTGACCGGGTCAGACAAAAGAGGGAAAAGATGCCTCACCGGCGGATGAAAATCTGACCGGTGCAGGCGAAAAGGAAAAGCTCACCTCAAAAGGGAGCTGCCGTAGCGACAGATACGGTCTGTCGGGTCCGGCGAAAGAATGCTTACCTAAGAGGGTGTAGTGACCACTACTGTAATCGTGAGTGATTGAGTGCCACAGCACTTCGAAGATAGTTTTAAATAAAGATCGGGTTAGTTGTTATCCGAGCGTGCAACAATATACATCTCGGTGTTATACCTCGCGCATCCGAAATATATCCGTGTACAACCAGATATTACAACTGGCGTACGAGGTGAATTTTTTTAACTTAAAGTTAATAACTAAGtgaataattaccgtttgcgTTTGTGAGGGGTGGTTTAATTCGTCGGTGAAGAATTATCGCCACGAGTGCAGTGAGATAAATCTAATACGTTTCACCTCAAGTTTGGTGACACCACAGTAGCGTGTGGAAGTTTAAAACCCTCGCCGTAACATTATATGCAGTTACGAAAGTTGTGCAGAAGTTTTATAACTGGATTTGTAGCGCTGGCAGTGtggaatttctacgaaaatcTGTAAGAAAGCGCTATATTTCTTTTAGATATCACGTGCGTTTGGGATTCTCTAAAGTTCCCATTGTTCTGTTTAACTCCGTTGCAGCATTGTGTGATAGTTTTGAGACAAAGCCATCCGCCAT contains:
- the LOC109410425 gene encoding large ribosomal subunit protein bL19m, which encodes MSIIQRKLFSGSFPLLNIVRRLELLPSASVALSTKAEPLPSSGTGAGTSQQASRTTNPTPGSSSGTERKSIVPPDYRFVYREFLPDPKLEWRNPIREKLERLDMLDRRSNIDIPEFYVGSVLAVTSSDVHAVGKTSRFVGICIVKEKCGLRARFILRNVVDNQGMEVSYDMYDPTLLKVEVLRLEKRLDDHLIYLRDALDEYSTFDLNMEPEILPEGAPVPVNDVKVTLKPRPWYARWERHELQGVANIDEHTNEKKQRKAKRVATPWERYDLMKEYRKTIPEEEQKEIFAEVHSQLHQLEMTRKKMKRKRTFVKPTKLA